The following are from one region of the Populus trichocarpa isolate Nisqually-1 chromosome 8, P.trichocarpa_v4.1, whole genome shotgun sequence genome:
- the LOC112328491 gene encoding uncharacterized protein LOC112328491, whose protein sequence is MDNKKKKVGSHRSHLKHQKLLANFQLNDSAVLALAAPPPTVYATVTSNSNSKQRPPVASATVYSRATLHALSSPHGPAPQYHGDPSINHIFMEDWSGDDDLEDEEVDFNSSVEDYVRAFTSPAVGASPAGGQLTPVAFSAVAQSTSPPLPPAVGSISPPLKQTMMPSSLPSGCCASPTSNVAGAQSTPPPLPPAEKIHSPPLEKSMPPSSFPPGYCESSSSTVAGKPLSAPGSNKWRDLFSNRSTIASVLGKPIQCDQPTSTLSRMSYARVLVEIDLLEELQHSIDITLPEGPALHQQVVYETLPKYCHLCHVLGHTHLLCPKAAVTATTVPSLDPAVKEAQGNVFSRLGPCPPLPQLQDQSQDQDIPASQGDIGSPVDLVATNDWVTVVSRRKSSKHAKGKAVAVSELGSVASSLVTPTSPVCTGPVRTSSGAPPLEANSCAEEPRDSPPPSTEPLVLPAWAGEGRNPSPPNPLAITTDAVNMADKPVSTPIVEVSVQSRGSTPLKRHEEYVDWWVLLIYPLVGTKVSQLV, encoded by the exons ATGgataacaaaaagaagaaggttgGGTCCCATAGATCTCATTTGAAACACCAAAAGTTGCTGGCTAATTTCCAGCTTAATGATTCTGCTGTCTTAGCTTTAGCAGCCCCGCCTCCTACTGTTTATGCTACAGTAacctcaaattcaaattcaaaacagcGCCCGCCAGTTGCATCTGCCACTGTCTACTCTCGCGCTACCCTCCACGCGCTCTCCTCCCCACATGGTCCTGCACCTCAATATCATGGCGATCCCAGTATCAACCATATTTTTATGGAAGATTGGTCTGGCGATGATGATCTGGAAGACGAGGAGGTGGATTTTAACTCTTCTGTGGAGGACTATGTTAGGGCCTTCACCTCTCCAGCGGTTGGGGCTTCTCCTGCTGGTGGCCAGTTAACCCCTGTTGCTTTCTCGGCCGTTGCCCAGTCAACCTCTCCTCCTCTGCCTCCTGCTGTGGGGTCTATCTCCCCCCCTCTGAAGCAGACTATGATGCCTTCTTCCCTCCCTTCTGGCTGTTGTGCATCTCCAACATCCAATGTAGCAGGTGCTCAGTCCACCCCTCCTCCTCTGCCTCCTGCTGAGAAGATTCATTCTCCCCCTCTGGAGAAGTCTATGCCGCCTTCTTCCTTTCCTCCTGGATATTGTGAGTCTTCATCCTCCACTGTAGCAGGTAAACCTCTTTCTGCTCCTGGTAGTAATAAATGGCGAGACCTTTTCTCCAATAGATCTACT ATAGCAAGTGTCCTTGGAAAGCCTATTCAGTGTGACCAACCTACATCAACGCTTTCTCGAATGTCTTACGCTCGGGTTCTGGTTGAAATTGATCTTCTTGAGGAACTCCAACACTCTATTGACATCACTCTGCCTGAAGGCCCTGCTCTGCACCAACAAGTGGTTTATGAAACTCTGCCCAAGTATTGTCATCTCTGCCATGTTCTTGGTCATACTCACCTCCTCTGCCCCAAAGCTGCTGTTACTGCCACAACTGTTCCCTCCCTGGATCCGGCAGTTAAAGAAGCTCAAGGGAATGTTTTTAGTCGATTGGGTCCTTGTCCTCCTCTGCCTCAGTTACAAGACCAATCCCAAGACCAGGACATACCAGCTTCTCAAGGGGATATTGGGTCTCCAGTTGATCTTGTAGCTACTAATGACTGGGTTACAGTGGTATCTCGACGCAAATCCAGTAAGCATGCTAAGGGGAAAGCCGTAGCAGTCTCTGAGCTAGGGTCTGTTGCCAGCTCCCTTGTAACTCCTACTTCCCCTGTTTGCACAGGACCAGTTCGAACCTCCTCTGGTGCTCCTCCTTTGGAGGCAAACTCATGTGCTGAAGAACCTCGGgattctcctcctccttctacTGAACCATTAGTTCTGCCCGCCTGGGCTGGTGAAGGCCGCAATCCCTCTCCACCAAACCCTTTGGCTATTACTACTGATGCTGTGAACATGGCTGACAAACCTGTGTCTACTCCTATTGTGGAGGTGTCGGTTCAGAGTCGG GGGTCTACTCCCCTGAAGAGACATGAGGAATATGTTGACTGGTGGGTTCTACTCATTTATCCGCTAGTTGGTACT AAG GTTTCCCAGCTagtctga